The following are encoded together in the Elusimicrobiota bacterium genome:
- a CDS encoding mercuric reductase — translation MDQTVRIEPFDEHNRTVVANAHPPAWVNPQPADRYNLVVIGAGTAGLVTAAGAAGLGAKVALVEKHLMGGDCLNVGCVPSKALIRAARACADVRDAGEYGVRVPPGTTVDFPKVMERMRRLRAALSPNDSVQRFKNLGVDVFLGQGKFVSPDSLEVDGKRLSFSKAVIATGARAARLPIPGLWEAEALTNETVFSLTELPKRLLVIGAGPIGVELAQAFARFGSHVTLFEAMHGVLPREDLDASELIRKALGRDKVEFLCCVDIERVERRGGERVVRFKSKHGPSGEAAFDAVLVGVGRSPNVEGLGLETAGISYDKTGVKVDERLRTSNPKVYAAGDVCSAYKFTHAADAMARIAIQNALFMGRKRAGALTIPWCTYTDPEIAHVGLYEKDAKDKGIPVETFVSEFRDVDRAVLDGESEGFIKVHVRKGTDHILGATIVARHAGEMLSEISVAMTPGAGLKTIAQTIHPYPTQAECIKKVADAYSRTRLTPFVKDVLGGWLRWSR, via the coding sequence ATGGATCAGACCGTGCGCATCGAGCCCTTTGACGAACATAACCGCACGGTCGTCGCGAACGCCCATCCGCCCGCCTGGGTCAACCCGCAGCCGGCGGACCGCTACAACCTCGTCGTCATCGGCGCGGGCACGGCCGGGCTCGTGACGGCCGCCGGGGCCGCCGGGCTGGGCGCGAAGGTAGCCCTGGTCGAGAAGCACTTGATGGGCGGCGATTGCTTGAACGTGGGCTGTGTCCCGTCCAAGGCCCTCATCCGGGCCGCGCGCGCCTGCGCCGACGTGCGCGACGCGGGAGAGTATGGGGTGCGCGTCCCGCCCGGGACGACGGTAGATTTCCCGAAGGTCATGGAGCGGATGCGGCGCTTGCGCGCGGCATTAAGCCCCAACGATTCGGTCCAGAGGTTCAAGAACCTCGGCGTCGATGTCTTCCTGGGACAGGGGAAGTTCGTGTCGCCGGATTCTCTGGAGGTTGACGGCAAGCGCCTGAGCTTCTCGAAGGCCGTGATCGCCACGGGAGCGCGCGCCGCGAGGCTGCCGATCCCGGGGCTTTGGGAGGCGGAGGCGCTGACCAACGAGACGGTGTTCAGCCTGACCGAGCTCCCGAAACGCCTCCTCGTGATCGGCGCGGGCCCCATCGGCGTGGAGCTGGCGCAGGCTTTCGCGCGGTTCGGCTCGCACGTGACCCTGTTCGAGGCGATGCACGGGGTCTTGCCCCGCGAGGACTTGGACGCCTCCGAGCTTATCCGCAAGGCTTTGGGCCGGGATAAGGTAGAATTTCTGTGCTGCGTCGATATTGAGCGCGTCGAGCGTCGCGGCGGCGAGAGGGTGGTGCGGTTCAAGTCCAAGCACGGCCCCTCGGGCGAGGCGGCCTTCGACGCCGTGCTCGTCGGCGTGGGGCGCTCGCCGAACGTCGAAGGCCTCGGGCTTGAGACCGCGGGGATCAGCTACGACAAGACCGGGGTCAAGGTCGACGAGCGCCTGCGGACCTCGAATCCCAAGGTTTACGCGGCGGGCGACGTCTGCTCCGCCTACAAGTTCACGCACGCGGCCGACGCCATGGCCCGCATCGCCATCCAGAACGCGCTGTTCATGGGGCGCAAGCGGGCCGGCGCGCTGACCATCCCCTGGTGCACCTACACCGATCCCGAGATCGCGCACGTGGGCCTTTACGAGAAGGACGCCAAGGACAAGGGAATCCCGGTCGAGACCTTCGTCTCGGAATTCCGTGACGTGGATCGCGCCGTCCTGGATGGAGAGAGCGAGGGGTTCATCAAAGTGCATGTGCGCAAGGGAACGGACCATATCCTAGGCGCGACCATCGTGGCCCGGCACGCCGGAGAGATGCTCAGCGAGATCTCCGTGGCCATGACCCCGGGAGCGGGACTCAAGACCATAGCCCAGACCATCCATCCCTATCCCACGCAGGCCGAGTGCATCAAGAAGGTCGCCGACGCCTACAGCCGGACGCGCCTGACGCCTTTCGTCAAGGACGTGCTCGGCGGGTGGCTTCGATGGAGCCGATAA
- a CDS encoding TVP38/TMEM64 family protein encodes MVAQREAAAVKLRHVVIALLAVGLFVFLRQQDARTLLEGLLIRVHGLGPWAPAAFITAYVAACVLFLPGSLLTLGAGALFGLVMGTVYVSIASVAGATASFLIGRYMAREWVARKLETNPRFAAVSAAVAREGWKIVGLTRLSPVFPFNLLNYAFGITEVRLRDYVLASWIGMLPGTVMYVYIGSLAGSLAGLGSGGRARTRMEWALYALGLAATAAVSVLITRLARSALDEQTRVQS; translated from the coding sequence CTGGTCGCTCAACGAGAGGCCGCGGCCGTGAAACTCAGGCATGTCGTCATCGCGCTCTTGGCCGTGGGGCTGTTCGTCTTCCTGCGACAGCAAGACGCCCGAACGCTGCTCGAAGGACTTCTTATCCGCGTGCATGGCCTCGGCCCCTGGGCGCCCGCCGCTTTCATAACCGCCTACGTCGCGGCCTGCGTCTTGTTCCTGCCTGGATCGCTGCTCACGCTGGGAGCGGGAGCGCTGTTCGGGCTGGTCATGGGGACGGTGTATGTCTCCATCGCCTCGGTGGCGGGCGCGACGGCTTCGTTCTTGATCGGCCGCTATATGGCCCGGGAATGGGTCGCACGGAAGCTGGAAACCAACCCGAGATTCGCCGCCGTGAGCGCGGCGGTCGCGCGAGAAGGCTGGAAGATCGTCGGATTGACGAGGCTCTCGCCCGTATTCCCGTTCAATCTCCTGAACTATGCCTTCGGGATCACGGAAGTCCGGCTGCGGGACTATGTCCTGGCTTCATGGATCGGCATGCTGCCGGGAACCGTCATGTACGTCTACATCGGTTCGCTCGCCGGCAGCCTCGCAGGTCTCGGCTCGGGCGGCCGAGCCCGGACGAGGATGGAATGGGCACTCTACGCCCTCGGCCTCGCCGCCACCGCGGCCGTGAGCGTGCTCATCACGCGCCTAGCGCGTTCCGCTCTCGACGAGCAAACCCGGGTCCAATCATGA
- a CDS encoding DUF547 domain-containing protein, which produces MTPRNISRLFMPLVGGIVLGAPALAAFDPSHALWEQVLQSHVQDGRVDYKGLQSHPEALDRYLDSLAALRPAEHDSWSSEAQIAFWVNAYNALTVKAILDHYPIKPSWLGSVRYPKNSIRQIPGVWDKLRFRVMGRRVTLGEIEHETLRKRFKEPRIHVALVCASIGCPPLRGEAFTGPKLDFQLDDQAGRFLKSTDKFRIDRDAGVVYLSPIFQWFGGDFTQAYAPSSGFGGHSAEQRASLNFIGRSLGDIDRAFLTEREFKIKYLDYDWSLNERPRP; this is translated from the coding sequence ATGACGCCGCGTAACATCAGCCGACTCTTCATGCCGTTGGTGGGGGGAATCGTTCTGGGCGCCCCGGCCTTGGCCGCGTTCGACCCATCCCACGCTCTTTGGGAACAGGTTCTCCAGTCCCATGTCCAAGACGGGCGCGTCGATTACAAGGGACTCCAGTCCCATCCGGAAGCGCTTGACCGCTATCTTGACTCCCTGGCCGCGCTCCGCCCGGCAGAGCATGATTCCTGGTCCAGCGAGGCGCAGATCGCCTTCTGGGTCAACGCCTACAACGCCTTGACCGTCAAAGCCATCCTCGACCATTACCCGATCAAGCCCTCCTGGCTTGGTTCGGTACGCTATCCGAAGAACAGCATCCGGCAGATACCCGGCGTGTGGGACAAGCTAAGATTCCGCGTCATGGGGCGCAGGGTCACGCTGGGGGAGATCGAGCACGAGACGCTGCGCAAGAGGTTCAAAGAACCGCGCATCCATGTGGCCTTGGTGTGCGCCTCCATCGGCTGCCCACCCTTGCGCGGCGAGGCGTTCACCGGACCCAAGCTCGACTTCCAACTCGACGACCAAGCCGGGCGGTTTCTGAAGTCCACGGACAAGTTCCGGATCGACCGGGACGCGGGAGTCGTCTACCTGTCGCCGATCTTCCAGTGGTTCGGCGGTGACTTCACGCAGGCCTACGCGCCCTCCTCGGGATTCGGCGGTCACAGCGCGGAGCAAAGAGCCTCGCTGAACTTCATCGGCCGCTCCTTGGGCGATATCGACCGCGCCTTCCTGACGGAGCGAGAGTTCAAGATCAAGTACCTCGATTACGACTGGTCGCTCAACGAGAGGCCGCGGCCGTGA
- a CDS encoding TIGR04282 family arsenosugar biosynthesis glycosyltransferase produces MNTIIVFVKAPVAGQVKTRLCPPLSFAQAAELYRAFVKDTLASAAGVPEARVEVAYAPCDDHPALDWIEPRTPLRFFLQQGVDLGQRLENAFAKTFSDGADKAVIIGSDTPQLDCAIVAKAFSVLDREEAVLGPARDGGYYLIGLRKARPGLFARIPWSSDKVFAETVARARLEGVSLGRLPELNDIDTFADLERVADELRAGSPTRAAFTRDALAALLSEEKLHDAA; encoded by the coding sequence ATGAACACGATCATCGTCTTCGTCAAAGCCCCGGTGGCGGGACAAGTCAAGACCAGACTCTGCCCTCCGCTGTCTTTCGCCCAGGCCGCGGAACTCTACCGCGCCTTCGTCAAAGACACCCTGGCGTCCGCGGCCGGGGTTCCAGAGGCGCGGGTCGAAGTCGCTTATGCCCCTTGCGACGATCACCCGGCCCTGGACTGGATCGAGCCGCGAACCCCACTCCGCTTCTTCCTCCAGCAAGGCGTTGACCTCGGCCAGCGGCTTGAGAATGCCTTCGCCAAAACTTTCTCCGACGGCGCGGACAAGGCGGTGATCATCGGGTCGGATACGCCCCAGCTCGATTGCGCCATCGTGGCGAAGGCTTTCTCGGTCTTGGACCGCGAGGAGGCCGTCCTAGGTCCCGCGAGAGACGGAGGCTACTACCTGATCGGCCTGCGCAAGGCGCGCCCAGGCCTGTTCGCTCGCATACCCTGGTCAAGCGACAAGGTCTTCGCGGAAACGGTTGCCCGCGCGCGGTTGGAAGGCGTTTCCTTGGGACGCCTTCCCGAATTGAACGACATCGACACCTTCGCGGATCTGGAGCGTGTCGCCGACGAGCTGCGTGCCGGCAGTCCGACCAGGGCGGCATTCACGAGAGACGCGCTCGCCGCATTGCTCAGCGAGGAGAAACTCCATGACGCCGCGTAA
- a CDS encoding TIGR04283 family arsenosugar biosynthesis glycosyltransferase yields MNISVIIPTLNEEENIAQAIARLRLSSGPGRVEIIVADGASSDRTAEVARAKADKLIQVKQSGRALQMQKGALASSGDLLLFLHADTRLPGDWLDELTQAWSSDDAPVATAFRLGFGSPDPYYRFVSRLASLRTDLTRVPHGDQGIALRRDTFLRIGGFPPVPLMEEYELFKKLKPLGRVMILPGSVATSARRYERNGRVFNALRSVGIIVLYYLGVPPRSLARLYR; encoded by the coding sequence ATGAACATCTCGGTCATCATCCCCACGCTCAACGAGGAGGAAAATATCGCCCAGGCGATCGCGCGCCTTCGGCTGAGCTCAGGCCCCGGCCGAGTGGAGATCATTGTCGCCGATGGCGCAAGCTCCGACCGCACCGCGGAGGTGGCTAGAGCCAAGGCGGACAAGCTCATCCAGGTAAAGCAATCAGGGCGGGCCTTGCAGATGCAGAAAGGAGCGTTAGCCTCCAGCGGCGACCTGCTCCTATTCCTCCACGCGGACACGAGGCTTCCAGGGGACTGGCTCGATGAGTTGACTCAAGCCTGGTCGTCCGACGATGCGCCGGTCGCCACGGCCTTCCGGCTGGGGTTCGGGAGTCCAGACCCCTACTACCGCTTCGTCTCCCGGCTGGCAAGCCTCAGAACCGACCTGACCCGCGTCCCTCATGGAGACCAAGGCATCGCCTTGCGTCGGGATACCTTCCTCAGGATCGGAGGTTTTCCGCCGGTCCCTCTGATGGAAGAATACGAGCTCTTCAAGAAGCTCAAACCGTTGGGCCGGGTCATGATACTGCCGGGCTCGGTGGCGACGTCCGCCCGGCGCTACGAGAGAAACGGCAGGGTCTTCAACGCCCTGCGTAGCGTGGGCATCATCGTTTTGTATTATCTGGGGGTGCCTCCGCGCTCCCTGGCGAGGTTGTACCGATGA
- a CDS encoding DUF2029 domain-containing protein produces MEQRDTQSLSRSASAKFLLVIASSTLAGHAALRLYAPLRQHIPEFLAIYAALCLLSMATAFWLTDNAPVLEPLSARARAALPWLILGCAALFRLVLIWGPPMISTDVYRYAWDGRVQLAGINPYLHAPSSAELASLRASWHGLINHPELSTIYPPLAQWVFRLAATASPAVLAQKGAFVFFDLLTIWLLMRFLSARGQSAAWATLYAWHPLPVIEFAGSGHLDPLMMFAMLAGLYLLERGRPLAGCAVLGLSAMAKLAPLVMIPWVLVQRRRGPALAYFGVIALCVAPFAGDLWEAYRQGLPMFVGMRAFASEWLTNPGLFSLAIAVIADPAARRIAFAAALGTLSIPWALANRDRPTAYALGCLFALLLCSPVVQPWYVLWLLPLLCLHRLWSALAWTWLVGLAYLMVDSRLRTSPWLVPASTLLWLAQYGTVLGLLLWEIGRLIQAARCNVSPAATTQFQETNAP; encoded by the coding sequence ATGGAGCAGCGCGATACCCAGTCGCTTTCTCGATCGGCCTCAGCGAAGTTCCTCCTCGTCATCGCGTCCTCCACCCTCGCCGGACATGCGGCATTGCGCCTGTATGCGCCCCTGCGGCAACACATCCCCGAGTTCCTCGCGATTTACGCCGCCCTCTGCCTGCTGTCCATGGCGACCGCATTTTGGCTCACGGACAACGCCCCGGTCCTGGAGCCGCTTTCAGCGCGCGCGCGCGCCGCCCTGCCTTGGCTCATCCTCGGTTGCGCGGCCCTCTTTCGCCTCGTCCTGATCTGGGGGCCGCCGATGATCTCGACCGACGTGTACCGCTATGCCTGGGACGGGCGCGTGCAGCTCGCCGGGATCAACCCCTACCTCCACGCGCCGTCGTCTGCGGAGTTGGCCTCCCTGCGGGCCTCGTGGCACGGACTCATCAATCATCCCGAATTGTCCACGATCTACCCGCCCCTGGCTCAGTGGGTCTTTCGCCTTGCCGCGACCGCCTCTCCCGCCGTGCTGGCTCAAAAGGGCGCCTTCGTCTTCTTCGACTTGCTCACGATCTGGCTGCTCATGCGTTTTTTGAGCGCGCGCGGGCAGTCCGCCGCGTGGGCGACGCTCTACGCCTGGCATCCGCTGCCGGTGATCGAGTTCGCCGGCTCCGGGCACCTTGACCCTCTGATGATGTTCGCCATGTTGGCGGGCCTTTACCTCCTCGAAAGAGGGAGGCCGCTGGCCGGCTGCGCCGTGCTCGGGCTGTCGGCCATGGCCAAGCTCGCGCCGCTCGTCATGATTCCATGGGTCCTAGTCCAACGCCGCCGCGGCCCCGCCCTCGCCTACTTCGGCGTCATCGCCCTCTGCGTCGCGCCATTTGCGGGTGACCTCTGGGAGGCCTATAGGCAAGGACTTCCCATGTTCGTAGGAATGCGGGCCTTCGCGTCGGAGTGGCTGACCAATCCCGGGCTTTTCAGCCTGGCGATAGCCGTCATTGCCGATCCCGCGGCCCGGAGGATCGCGTTCGCCGCCGCCCTGGGCACCCTCTCCATACCTTGGGCCCTCGCCAACAGGGATCGCCCGACCGCCTACGCTTTGGGCTGCCTGTTCGCGCTGCTCTTGTGCAGCCCGGTCGTCCAACCCTGGTACGTCCTCTGGCTGCTCCCTCTGCTGTGCCTGCATCGCCTCTGGAGCGCTCTGGCCTGGACCTGGCTCGTGGGCTTGGCATACCTGATGGTCGACAGCCGCCTAAGAACCAGCCCTTGGCTCGTTCCTGCCTCGACCCTTCTATGGCTGGCGCAATACGGCACCGTTCTTGGGCTCCTCCTTTGGGAAATCGGCAGGCTCATCCAGGCCGCGCGGTGTAACGTTTCCCCCGCTGCTACGACTCAGTTTCAGGAGACGAACGCACCATGA
- a CDS encoding methyltransferase domain-containing protein, producing METSTAELKDAAVLYKPDLHAFERDGVNFFVDAEAPNWMATDARGAELLGQIDGKRTLGDIRRRYAALQDMDSGKSWRDVHVFVREALRKGMLSLEPIHRSAYVGRAQHLEPESLKEFWIHLLQTCNLACTHCLVSSNPQGAKGEGVAFYARMIDQAHELGVRRFYFTGGEPFVREDIGDLIRHVTEAKKSELIILTNATLFEGSRLERLKGLDREKLKFQVSLDGTTPAVNDPIRGRGVFEKASEGLKALNLLGFATSLTAAVTRSNLKDLEELPALASRLGAKSVHLMWLHKRGRILQTAGGDSFPATAELLALSRKVRESSEKLGVTFDNFASIRKRVNGWPGIKYDLGNLCWESLALYMDGQVYPSAALAGVPTLSLGPARQLPLRSLWLESPVAKSFREASVAEIASLSGHPFRYLTGGGDMEHSYFFSANGKEGSLVAQDPYHDLYVELIQDAMAELALKKKAALNLKSGFNPPPVYHAMGDDSIACSSDARDLLSENGNRRVRLLHTNCVLSFDVEKPYRIIQNFYGKAAIEPQKELCCPVKYDESEVGHIPQEVIDRFYGCGSPISSAEVRPGETVLDLGSGAGIDCFIAAKKVGASGKVIGVDMTDPMLQTANRCKPVVAERLGYDAVEFRKGYLENIPADDKSVDLVTSNCVINLSPDKSRVFSEIWRILKDNGRLVVADIVADQPVPLSLQAHKDLWGECISGALSEEEFIAGLEKAGFYGLALLKKTFWKEVEGYKFHSITVRGFKFEKKAGCSFIGQKAIYWGPYKAVIDEEGHLFPRGEVVEVCTDTAAKLKAAPYVGRFALIEPDGSLEASSGALSQEACCATGSGGSSCC from the coding sequence ATGGAAACCTCGACCGCAGAACTCAAAGACGCCGCCGTGCTCTACAAACCGGACCTTCACGCCTTTGAGCGCGACGGCGTGAACTTTTTCGTGGACGCCGAGGCGCCCAACTGGATGGCCACGGACGCCAGGGGGGCGGAACTGCTCGGGCAAATCGACGGCAAGAGGACCTTGGGGGATATCCGCCGGCGCTACGCCGCGCTTCAGGATATGGACTCCGGCAAAAGCTGGCGGGACGTCCATGTCTTCGTTCGGGAGGCGCTGCGCAAGGGAATGCTGTCCTTGGAGCCCATCCACCGATCGGCCTACGTCGGACGCGCGCAACACCTGGAGCCTGAGTCGCTCAAGGAATTCTGGATACACCTTCTCCAGACCTGCAACCTCGCCTGCACTCACTGCCTGGTTTCTTCCAATCCCCAGGGCGCCAAGGGAGAGGGCGTCGCCTTCTACGCTCGGATGATCGACCAAGCCCACGAACTCGGGGTCCGGCGCTTCTACTTCACCGGCGGCGAGCCCTTCGTCCGCGAGGACATCGGCGATTTGATCCGCCACGTCACGGAGGCGAAGAAGTCGGAACTCATCATCTTGACCAACGCCACGCTTTTTGAGGGGAGCCGGCTCGAACGGCTCAAGGGCCTCGACCGCGAAAAACTCAAGTTCCAAGTCAGCTTGGATGGGACCACTCCTGCGGTCAACGACCCCATCCGCGGTCGCGGCGTGTTCGAGAAAGCCTCGGAGGGCCTGAAGGCGTTGAACCTCCTGGGCTTTGCGACTTCCTTGACCGCGGCGGTCACGCGGTCCAACCTGAAGGACCTGGAGGAACTGCCGGCTCTGGCGAGTCGGCTGGGCGCGAAATCCGTGCACCTCATGTGGCTCCACAAGCGTGGCCGGATCCTGCAGACCGCCGGAGGCGACTCCTTCCCGGCCACGGCCGAGCTTCTGGCTCTATCGCGCAAGGTGAGGGAATCCTCCGAAAAGCTCGGCGTCACTTTCGACAACTTCGCCTCCATCCGGAAGCGCGTCAACGGCTGGCCGGGGATCAAGTACGACCTGGGCAACCTGTGCTGGGAGAGCCTAGCCCTGTACATGGACGGGCAGGTCTATCCGTCGGCCGCGTTGGCCGGCGTGCCCACGTTGAGTCTCGGGCCGGCCCGGCAACTGCCCCTGCGCTCCCTGTGGCTGGAGAGCCCCGTCGCCAAGTCCTTCCGCGAAGCCAGCGTAGCTGAGATCGCGTCGCTTTCGGGGCACCCCTTCCGCTATCTGACCGGCGGTGGTGACATGGAGCACAGCTATTTCTTCAGCGCGAACGGCAAGGAAGGCAGCCTCGTGGCCCAAGACCCCTACCATGACCTGTACGTGGAGCTGATCCAGGACGCGATGGCGGAACTGGCCCTGAAGAAGAAGGCGGCCTTGAACCTCAAGTCCGGCTTCAACCCACCCCCGGTCTACCATGCCATGGGAGACGACTCCATCGCCTGCAGTTCGGACGCCCGCGACCTGCTCTCGGAGAACGGCAACCGCCGGGTCCGGCTGCTGCACACCAACTGCGTGCTCTCCTTCGACGTGGAGAAGCCCTACCGGATCATCCAGAACTTCTACGGCAAGGCGGCGATAGAGCCGCAAAAGGAGCTCTGCTGCCCCGTCAAGTACGACGAGAGCGAGGTGGGACACATCCCGCAGGAGGTCATCGACCGCTTCTATGGCTGCGGCTCGCCCATCTCGTCGGCCGAGGTCCGCCCGGGGGAGACGGTATTGGACCTCGGCTCGGGCGCCGGCATCGACTGCTTCATCGCGGCCAAGAAGGTCGGGGCGAGCGGCAAGGTCATCGGCGTGGACATGACCGACCCGATGCTCCAGACCGCGAACCGATGCAAGCCCGTGGTCGCCGAACGCCTCGGCTATGACGCGGTGGAATTCCGCAAGGGCTACCTGGAGAACATCCCGGCGGACGACAAGAGCGTGGATCTGGTGACCTCCAACTGCGTCATCAACCTGTCGCCCGACAAGAGCAGGGTCTTCTCCGAGATTTGGAGAATACTCAAGGACAACGGCCGCCTGGTGGTGGCCGACATCGTCGCGGACCAGCCGGTGCCATTGTCGCTTCAGGCGCACAAGGACCTGTGGGGCGAGTGCATCTCGGGGGCGCTGTCGGAGGAGGAGTTCATCGCCGGCTTGGAGAAGGCCGGCTTTTACGGTCTTGCTCTCCTCAAGAAGACCTTCTGGAAGGAGGTGGAAGGCTACAAGTTCCACTCGATCACCGTGCGCGGCTTCAAGTTCGAGAAGAAGGCGGGCTGTTCCTTCATTGGCCAGAAGGCAATCTACTGGGGACCCTACAAGGCCGTGATCGACGAGGAGGGCCACCTTTTCCCGCGCGGGGAGGTCGTCGAGGTCTGCACCGACACGGCGGCAAAACTCAAGGCCGCCCCTTACGTCGGCCGCTTCGCCCTGATCGAACCCGATGGCTCGCTGGAGGCCTCTTCAGGAGCCCTCTCGCAAGAAGCCTGCTGCGCGACGGGAAGCGGCGGCTCATCCTGTTGCTGA
- a CDS encoding inorganic phosphate transporter codes for MTSAGLFGAALLAFANGANDISKSIATLVGSGESDYKRAVVLTSFAVAAGAVLASAWAIKMTLLFTKGMLLPQTQINQLFAMAVLAGAIGWVLLATRLGLPVSTTHAIVGSVILTAVYAFGFSSVLWSGVTTKVFLPLLLSPVLAFGLARLAFRSLFWLCRQKYCLNCHWAHWMSAMSSGFARGLNDTPKIAALGLVFYFLADPVVSVAPRWFFLVLALSNALGGIVMGLKVTETLAHKVTRMDHLEGFAANLATAALTVATAVHGFPVSTTHVSSSAIMGMGLRKGTAAIDWKVAGEILAAWLITLPAAGILGAGAYWTLKWMPASEVYSLLAGTWRTILRQVF; via the coding sequence ATGACTTCCGCCGGTTTGTTTGGCGCCGCGCTGCTGGCGTTCGCAAACGGCGCCAACGACATCTCGAAGTCGATCGCCACCTTGGTCGGCAGCGGCGAGTCGGACTATAAGCGAGCCGTCGTTTTGACATCCTTCGCCGTGGCCGCCGGCGCGGTCCTGGCATCGGCCTGGGCCATCAAGATGACTTTGCTGTTCACGAAGGGGATGCTGCTGCCCCAGACGCAGATCAACCAGCTCTTCGCCATGGCCGTGCTGGCCGGCGCCATCGGCTGGGTCCTTCTCGCGACAAGGCTCGGGCTTCCCGTCTCAACCACCCACGCCATCGTGGGCAGCGTCATCCTGACGGCGGTCTATGCCTTCGGGTTTTCGAGCGTCCTCTGGAGCGGGGTCACGACGAAGGTCTTCCTGCCGCTCCTTCTATCACCCGTCCTCGCTTTCGGCTTGGCCCGCCTCGCCTTCCGGAGCCTGTTCTGGTTGTGCCGGCAGAAATACTGCCTGAACTGTCACTGGGCCCACTGGATGAGCGCCATGTCGAGCGGCTTCGCGCGGGGCTTGAACGATACCCCAAAGATCGCGGCCCTGGGGCTGGTGTTCTACTTCCTGGCCGACCCCGTCGTCTCGGTCGCCCCGCGCTGGTTTTTCCTCGTCCTGGCTCTCTCCAACGCCCTCGGCGGCATCGTCATGGGTCTCAAAGTGACGGAGACGCTGGCGCACAAGGTCACGCGGATGGACCATCTCGAAGGCTTCGCGGCCAACCTGGCGACCGCCGCCCTGACCGTCGCAACGGCGGTCCATGGATTTCCGGTCTCTACGACCCATGTCTCGAGCTCGGCCATCATGGGCATGGGGCTTCGCAAAGGCACCGCCGCGATTGATTGGAAGGTCGCCGGTGAAATCCTCGCGGCCTGGCTCATCACTTTGCCCGCCGCCGGCATTCTCGGCGCCGGCGCCTACTGGACGCTCAAATGGATGCCTGCCAGTGAGGTATACTCCCTTCTGGCAGGCACCTGGCGCACCATATTGCGCCAGGTGTTTTAA
- a CDS encoding sigma-70 family RNA polymerase sigma factor: protein MTEKAIEEQVRDLRTRKNGAMEKLVDAYTQPLMAGAFAMGFSEADAEELVQETFVAFLTAVERFEGRSQLKTYLFGILYNKASDMRRKRHREESLDEIQEDFEKRFDSKGMWAEPPQGPEDSALTKEIQGWIEKCAEKLSARQRAAFFLRESEGESSEAICNILGVTYTNLRVLMCRARMGLRECLEKNWVRLK, encoded by the coding sequence ATGACAGAGAAGGCCATCGAGGAGCAGGTCCGCGATCTCCGAACGCGCAAGAACGGCGCGATGGAGAAGCTCGTCGACGCCTACACGCAGCCGCTGATGGCGGGGGCCTTCGCCATGGGCTTCTCCGAGGCGGACGCGGAGGAGTTGGTCCAGGAGACCTTTGTCGCCTTCCTGACGGCCGTGGAGCGCTTCGAGGGAAGGTCCCAGCTCAAGACCTACCTGTTCGGCATCCTCTATAACAAGGCCTCCGACATGCGCCGCAAGCGCCATCGCGAGGAAAGCCTCGATGAGATCCAGGAGGATTTCGAGAAGCGCTTCGATTCCAAGGGCATGTGGGCCGAGCCGCCCCAGGGGCCCGAGGACAGCGCGCTGACCAAGGAGATCCAGGGGTGGATCGAGAAGTGCGCCGAGAAGCTGTCGGCGCGCCAGCGGGCCGCCTTCTTCCTCAGAGAGTCGGAGGGAGAGTCCTCGGAGGCGATCTGTAACATCTTGGGCGTGACCTATACCAATCTGCGGGTGCTCATGTGCCGGGCCAGGATGGGACTCCGGGAGTGCCTGGAGAAGAACTGGGTACGGCTCAAATGA
- a CDS encoding zf-HC2 domain-containing protein produces the protein MIMDGLLPTCREVTRKLAEGEFEILPWHRRLLARLHLGMCGHCSRFARQLGLISEALRKAWKRKPDPGTLDGAKRRILSALRKI, from the coding sequence ATGATCATGGATGGGTTGCTTCCTACTTGCCGCGAGGTCACGCGAAAGCTCGCCGAGGGCGAATTCGAGATTCTCCCGTGGCACAGGCGGCTGCTCGCGCGGCTCCACCTTGGGATGTGCGGGCATTGCAGCCGTTTCGCCCGGCAGCTCGGCCTGATCTCCGAGGCGCTGAGGAAGGCGTGGAAACGCAAGCCCGATCCGGGCACGCTGGACGGAGCCAAGCGCCGCATCCTTTCGGCGCTCCGCAAAATCTAG